The sequence ACAGGCAGCCTCCGCTTCAGGGCCGCCCGCGCCGGCCCGCAGGGGCGCGCCCAATATCTCCCGGGCGTCTGAGGTTCCAGGGGCACAGGACGACGAGCAGGAGAGGCGGCGGCGCCGCGGCCGCACGCGGGTCCGCTCCGAGGCTCTGCTGCACTCGCTGCGCCGGAGCCGGCGCGTCAAGGCCAACGATCGCGAGCGCAACCGCATGCACAACTTGAACGCGGCGCTGGACGCACTGCGCAGCGTGCTGCCCTCGTTCCCCGACGACACCAAGCTCACCAAAATCGAGACGCTGCGCTTCGCCTACAACTACATCTGGGCTCTGGCCgagacactgcgcctggcggATCAAGGGCTGCCCGGAGGCGGTGCCCGGGAGCGCCTTCTGCCGCCGCAGTGCGTCCCCTGCCTGCCCGGTCCCCCAAGCCCCGCCAGCGACGCGGAGTCCTGGGGCTCAGGTGCCGCCGCCGCCTCCCCGCTCTCTGACCCCAGTAGCCCCGCCGCCTCCGAAGACTTCACCTACGGCCCCGGCGACCCTGTTTTCTCCTTCCCAAGCCTGCCCAAAGACTTGCTCCACACAACGCCCTGTTTCATCCCTTACCACTAGGCCCTTTGTAGACACCGTTACTTTCCCCCTCCCCTAGTCAGCAGGCAATAGATGGGGCCCCAGCTGCCGCCTCGGGACCCCCTCTCCAGGCGGAGGGAGGAAGCGGGAGCTTGAAAGCAGTCGGGAATACCTGAGCCGCTTGTTAGGTCGCCGCACCCTCGCGGCGGCTGCCTCTTCGTCTGTTTCTCCGGCCCTCAGCCCAGCGCCCCTCCTGCCCGCCCCTAGACGGCCTTTCCTTTTGCACTTTCTGAACTCCACAAAACCTCCTTTGTGACTGGCTCAGAACTGACCCCAGCCACCACTTCAGTGTGATTTAGAAAAGGGACAGATCAGCCCCTGAAGACGAGGTGAAAAGTCAATTTTACAATTTGTAGAACTCTAATGAAGAAAAACGAGCATGAAAATTCGGTTTGAGCCGGCTGACAATACAATGAAAAGGCTTAAAAAGCAGAGACAAGGAATGGGCTTCATGCATTATGGATCCCGACCCCCACCACTGCAGGCTCGCTGTAGGAAGAACTGGAGACTCTTGCTTAGGTATTCAGGCACAGGGCTGGAGAGTACTTTAATTTATTCAAGATGCTTCATTcatatgaaaatgtatttttgtacatAAAGAGTTTATTCTATTATGAGCTATCAAAGTTTACATTTTTGTACTGCAGACGCTTCatgtaaataaaaactaaaaataagtcgCCAAGTTTCTTGCCTAATATTAGTGTCTCTGGGGCTTTTCTTGCTTTTCCCTGGTGGCTCAACCACTAAAGTGAAACACTATCC comes from Symphalangus syndactylus isolate Jambi chromosome 11, NHGRI_mSymSyn1-v2.1_pri, whole genome shotgun sequence and encodes:
- the NEUROG1 gene encoding neurogenin-1, whose protein sequence is MPAPLETCISDLDCASSSGSDLSGFLTDEEDCARLQQAASASGPPAPARRGAPNISRASEVPGAQDDEQERRRRRGRTRVRSEALLHSLRRSRRVKANDRERNRMHNLNAALDALRSVLPSFPDDTKLTKIETLRFAYNYIWALAETLRLADQGLPGGGARERLLPPQCVPCLPGPPSPASDAESWGSGAAAASPLSDPSSPAASEDFTYGPGDPVFSFPSLPKDLLHTTPCFIPYH